In the genome of Xiphophorus hellerii strain 12219 chromosome 14, Xiphophorus_hellerii-4.1, whole genome shotgun sequence, the window CCAGGCCAAGAAGAGAGGTCAGTCAGCTCCACTCCTCACTGAACCACATCAGCtcgtcatattttttttttttcgtattGTTAATTTCACTATCATGTCTTCTGTAGAGCTGAAGGAAGCTCAGAAAAGGAAGAAGCAGCTGGAGGATCGCTGTAAGCTGGAGGAGAGCATCGGCACGGCGGCCCAGATCTGGAACCAGGAGATCCTACCCAACTGGAGCACATTGTGAGTCATGTTCTTCTTCTCTTTAGTttcaaaaagtcacatttacagtATATGTGCTacagtaaatgaaataaatgcaaaattatatgtttgacttgagtaaaaataataataaagaaaagattAGTTTACATTCCAAAGCCTTTGGaataacactttttttcttccatctgtaTCTGggtttttgtaaaaacagaaatgaagcaTATAAAACCAAATAGAAGAATTATTATAACAGCTCTAACATTATATGGATCTATAGATCAACATCACAGTAGACTGAATCAATGAATATTGGTTATTGTGGCaattttttctacatattttattcattctaAACATTCTCAATTATTTCCGGCACAtattgattgattatttttttcccatttattcatccatccattttcttccgcttatccgggggtCGGCTCGTGGGAGTAGCAGCTTAAGAAGGGAAACATTTCTCACTGAAACATTCCTGGGTGACATTCCCAGCATACTTGTTCTTCAGAAATGATTCATGTGCCTATAGGATACTTTCTCTACTTAGTTGCTTTAGTTTAGACCAACTAAAATCTCTTCGTGGtcctaaacattgttttaataCCACATTAGCTGCTACAACCAAACGCACGCAGAACAGTAAAAGGAGTTGTGAAAAtctaaacaggaagtagtagccAGATACATTGTGTTGGGGGATTACCTGCTATTTCCTGCTGTGGCAGTGGAGGCAGTAGCTGCTGCAGTTGGATATTATCGCCCCCATGTGGCACTGATCAGTAATGGGTTCTTtaaaaagggagagaaaaaagttCTAAACCAGCCtgagtttttgtgtttcctgtctGCAGGTGTACCTCCAGGCGAGTGAGAGACCTCTGGTGGCAAGGCATCCCTCCAAGTGTCAGGGGGAAAGTGTGGAGCCTGGCTGTGGGCAACGAGCTGAACATCACACATGGtacgttattattattactatcctttttttgttgttgttaatttcagttttaatttcaatttacagagttctagttcagctcaCCAACCTGCTTCCTCTCACTGGTCGAGTTCATGAGAACATGAAGCagacaaataaatctgaaatctacaggttaaaggttaaaaaagGCAGTGGTATCATTTTTCAAACACTAATCTGTGTACTTATTGGCTGAGTAATTTATTGATATACTTAATTGAAATCTAGGTGAGAAGAGTTAACTATATAGGAGAAGTTACATAATCCTGTTCCTATAGACCCTTTGGGAGTGAGgatgtttacaaaacagccaagtgaATTAAAGTTTCAGAATTTATCCTGTAAAACTAAATTAGAGGAAGCTAAGTTTGATAACTGTTTTCAAAGCTAGCTGATGCACTGTATGAAAAATGATCTGCGCTGTTGGTGCAAGTGTACTTacacagatggaaaaaatgtgCAGTTTGACGGCTCAAAATATAAAACCTCCTCTACACACTGCAGGAAACGACATGTTAGCTTCCAGGATCTCTGCTGTATAAATATGCAGGTAGTTATAAAAATCTCCATGTGTTCCTAGCACTTAAGCTTGAATATCATCACCTACCTAAAATAATACCCAAGTCATTTTTTAccaaaagtgttttgttgttgttgttgtttttgttttttttaatctaaatcacttttggccaaaaaaaatgactttggttattattttaggaagttgACTGTATGGAtccacaaacatgtttttgaaaagaaattctttgcacataaaacatttgttcacATCAGTGCTTCTGTTTATCGCCATGTCGTTCTGAAAGAACAAGGTCAAAGGTTCCTCTGCAACTTTCGACAACATAACATTTCATCTCCAGCCCTGACCATAGCAGAGGCTCATTAGATGCatgaaaaaatccaaaatatctTTTTCCTTTATCACAATATTCAGCTGGTAGCTTTTATTCTAAACGCCTTTGTTGGGCCATTTATAGATACTTTCTGTAGGAATATAAATCTGCTGATGAGAGGCGACTGTTGAACATGATGGAGGTCTCTGGTGCTCCACTCATTAAATTCGGTACTTGGATCTGAACACTAGAGGGCAGCAACAAGTAGGACGAATGTGTTCTGAAATGTAAACACCTCTCTGTCCTCTCATCTTGTACTCTGCTCAACGTCTTTAACCTTTGCCCTCTCCTCTCTCATATCGATTGGTCCCTGCAGAGCTGTATAACATTTGTCTGGCCCGGGCGAAGGAGAAGTGGAGGAGCACAGCAGTTCCCACCACCGACACCGAAGGTAGAGGCCAAACGTAAAAtgtggatttctttgtttttcatttctgatcCAAGTAAAACTCAACGGGGATTTCTTCAAGACGTTTTAGATTCTTCGGACCGCGAGTCGAGCCTGGAGCTCATCAAGCTGGACATCTCTAGAACTTTCCCCCAACTCTGCATCTTCCAGCAGGTGAGTGACAGGAAGCTGCATGAAGGTTGTGTCCAGAGTGTAGATGCAGTCATGCTGAACCTAATCAAACAGCTGAGCCATGTTGAAAGCTGTTTAAGGGGAATTCTTGGTTCTTTTGTCTTTACTGGTTCTCTGTTGATGTTCAGGGCGGGCCTTATTATGACGtgctgcacagcattctgggagcgTACACGTGCTACCGGCCAGACGTCGGCTATGTAAGTCCGTCCAAACACTTCCCTACTTCCTGTGGTGAGATTACATCTCATCTCTTTCATGTTGGTTGTTTACCATCCATATATATGTGGATGACGTTAAGAAAAATGACTAATGGATAGAAAAACTCTTTTATTGGCCAGGCCTTTATTCAGATAAACCTTTACATGTGTTTATTTGTCATTtagtatttgttttgtattgatATTTATACTGTTGCTTCATatatttgattcttttttgcCAGTGCTGTagtgtttctctgtttgtatcttcagatttttttttttggagttctTTTTGTCATATCACTGCAATGAAAATTTACCCAAAGGGACAATAATAGTCACACTAATACTTACAATCCACGTTTAAATCATCTCCATCTTTTTTATGACTAAACACACTGTTAGGGTAAATTTGATCTCGTTCTTACATAAAATGACTCACAAGTTTATTTAACTATGTATATACACTCATTAACTAGAACAATATACACagaatataataataataataatcatatttttatagCACTTTTTTGGACACTGACGCTTcacaagagaagaaaaaaaaaatattaaaaagaaaatctaatattttgGTCCCTGATGAACTAGAAGAAcaagattaatttatttctcttgACAAAATGATATCTGAAAAACGGCATGCTAAATTGTAACTATATATACaggtacatacagtatatatacatatatatatataaaatatgttcttttgtttgtatttccttttaaatcctgtaaagcactttgtattgccttgttgctgaaaaagtgctatataaataaaattacctttatatctttaaaaaataatataaagtaataaaaaatatatataaactaaGTTACAGAGCAAGCAGGGAAGGAAGTTTCCTAGAATTGGCTCACATTTTAAACCGTTGAGCTGCTCTGTGATTCTGTAGGTTTTCTAATtatacaaacaaatatttaatgcatttctgCCTCTCTGTGTTCGACACAGATCAGAGATCAGTCGGTGTTTGAGTTTCAGCCGGTCGGACAGATTTGTGTTTCAAATTGTCCAATTCTGTTTTTACAGCATCGGCACAAAGGATGAAGCCATTCCACTAAaagtgctttgaaatgaagttgtcattaaaacaaaatgtgacaaaattatAACTCCCAATTACGTCACACTACTTAGTTAAATTGAGATATTTCATTATGAGTACAGTTACTGTTTTCAACCTTCTTGTCTGTAGCGGTCACAGTCGATCCGATACGGCTCTATAGGTGTCGTTTAAGGCTATTTTCCCTCCAGCCGTTTGCCCTCTTCTTCACCAGCTTTGGGGAAATACCCACTATGTCACAGTACAGTGGAACATTCTTAGAATATCGTAGCATTAGCATAATATTTTACCCTGCAATTTAACACCACAGAAACGCTGTAGGGAAATATTAAATGGACTTTCTGCCGTTGACCACAGGAATTCTTGTAGAGCGTAAAAAGGTAAATATAGCGCAGCACAAGCCTCCCACACAACACCAACACCCACGCTTTCTATCATTAAGCTGTTTCTATCATCAAGTAGATGTCATCTTCTCGAATCTGATTTTCACCTGAGTGGGCGCTGTGGAGAAGCTGAGTGGGTTACGAAAGGTGAGCAGTCGATATCAGCTATGACTCTGGAGTTTCAGCAGCGTACGAACAGttcaaaaccaacaaaatacTCTGCTGGGGTGATTAATAAGAACTCTAATTGATCtgatgagtttaaaaaaaaagtaatttatcatcagtaaagaaataaattttaatattgaacaaaaacacattctagCTCCGcaagatggggaaaaaatgtctgatttaaaaaaaaaacaaacaaacatcaacacATGTCAAATCAATAAGtcttttttattcctttatagTAAATTATGTTACAGGATGCCTTaaagtcttacatttttttctcaacagaTGTCAAATCAACTTTGATGTGtcaagttgtttatttttatgagtttaTATTACTGAGTGTGAATGCATCcttaaaagcttttaaattcatgtatctaaaattagGGCCTTAATATGTCTTatattcatttcaaaaataagatAATCAcatgtcttaaattttgtcttcACAGGGTTATTTCATCatgtatattctgtatattgcttttctctttttggacttttctgtcagacaTATTTGAGTCGCTCTCAGATGTCTTCTTTGCGCTCTGACTTCAGACGGTTGAGGCTACTGCTAAACTCACTGCTAACATATCCTTGCTGCCTACCTAGATAGGTTCTTTGTGTCAGAGTTCAAAATTTGTTGCCAGTTTGCTGGACGAAGTTCGCACATTTCTGTGGAGatataggtcttaaatttcattcatagtGGTCCTGAAAAGTCTTCattttgagttggtgaaaccggcaaaaactatataaaatattttactttaaaagctcaaaaatagcaaaattactACTGTCAAACTTCAATGTAAGCTAAAATGATGTGGGCTCAGGacagtaaacaaaataaaatgagaaactttgacACAACTAAAGCACTTTATTGTTcaaatgagtttatttttgagCTTTGCTTTTTAGCGAATCAGTCAGTGAAATTAAGAAGTCGCAGCATCACGGAGCGCTCTTTGAAATATGTGAGCTGTGATGTCGGCTCTGCTGCTTTTCAACCGCAGCACCATGCTGCTGTTTATACACTTTTATAGAAATGACTGTGACTTCCTGCGCTGACCCCAACCCACCTCTGCACACACATCTGTGCACTCACCACTGCACATACAGTTTATGTGCATCAGCCTCAGCTTATGTGAATCTCCTCTGTTTTCAGTCTGATTAACAATAAATGCTCCTTGTATCGACGGACTGAAAGTTCAGGTGTTGAGTCACGGCCGTGCTCCGAGTCTCTGACACAAATCTCTCCGACTCGCCTCTGTAGCTGTCGGTGTTGCCcgttttttcaacatttcttcttACTGCCTCTGTCGTGCTCAGGTGCAGGGGATGTCGTTCATCGCCGCCGTGCTCATCCTCAACCTGGACACGGCCGACGCCTTCATAGCTTTCGCCAACCTGCTCAACAAGCCCTGTCAGATGGCCTTCTTCAGAGTCGACCACAGCCTTGttagtaacacacacacacacacacacacccacacacacgccaacactcAGAAACCACatcatacatacataaaaatcACACGTGGGGAGCCTCTTTACAAGCTTCATATTTGTTCTGACGGAATGTTTGGGTAGGAAATAGAATTAAAGGGTTTCTGAAAAACTACGCCGGGGACTTTACTCTAGAGATTTACCAatcagatattaatatctgtatctaTCCTAATATTTTGGGGAAAAATCTATGTTGCGTATTGGTGACAATGTTCCTGAACCATAAGGTTGGATCTGAGCGacataatgttttataatttattttctataataTTCAGAAATCCTTACTGCTCtgtctgaaccatttgaaaggtttgctgcagtttattttttacatttgtgacCAATGTAGTcgatctatttttgttttatcagtttctttattttttacaataggTTGTGATACTCCTAATTGCATTGACTGAATAAATGAAAGTTGCTATTTTTACATGTGAtcaagcttgtgaagctgttgatgtatttaagtgtgctgctTTGGTGCTGAATTATCAGATAAATGAGTTATTCAGTACGTTTAtgtctgtgttaaaaaaaataaaataaaaagagagagactgTTTAAGTCAATTCAACTATTTCTCTGTATTGGATAAATTTCAGGTATCGGTTTTGGAAGTCAATAAAGTCGATTGGTGCATCAATACTCTGTCCTATGCAATGACTGTTAAATGTTGGTATCTTGGTaacagtttggtttgtttccaTGGTTTCCCCTCTCTCCCGTTTCCAGATGTTGACGTACTTTGCAGCGTTTGAAGTGTTCTTTGAAGAAAATCTACCAAAGCTCTTTGCACATTTCAAGAAAAACAGCTTGACtcctgatatttatttaattgactGGTGAGTTTGTcacttttacacatttctactgctttttttttcttttttacattttttataattgACCTACTCTGAACTTGACTAGGGGCTTTAGATAGTTTTGGCCCAAGTCTTAAAGTTGCCCCGTCAGTCGGCATGTGGAGCTGCTAATGTGTTCACCTGCATGCAGTGAACTTTGCGCTCCATGTTGCTGTAGGGGAACTTCATGCTGCCTGCGGGTCACACTCAGAACCTCAATTGGGTTTCTGAGAAAACAGGATGGGCTCAGTTTGTACATCAGTCTGTGTTAGTGGTCTGCAACTTCCACTGGAGGAAATTCTGTTCACTCTCACTTGCTGCTCAAATAACACCTCCCCTTAGAGGGCACAGTTTTAACCACGCTTAAATGTGCATCCCCTTtttataataaagtaaaataacgTTGGCCGATAATGTCATATGTCATTTTATTCCATCTCTCTCCTAGAGAGGTGGAATAAACAGTTCTTATCACACTGTTTGTTTAATGAGGTATTTAACACAAGTATGAAACACTGAGGTGTCAAACCACAAACTCAGAATTTTCATCCGTGGCTTTGCTTGTGTTGagcatagaattgcacaaattggagtTACGAAAACAAATTCACTTAATGGCAACGCCGGCTTTCAAAGAActcacatttttacaataaaaaggttttaagcCAGGAtgagttgtatttttatttttctttatatatatttttttttagcagtgttGAAATTTGggcattttgcaaaactgcgaaagaaacattttattcctcCCTGTTTGTGTACAGCAACTTGTCTATGACCACGTTTATTACcgtgtgacttttttttaattacatttttgtttcatggaaacactgctattgcaaaattgttttctgttttcaacaTTAACAGAGTATTgaaagttttgctcacatttttaatggaagTGCTGCTGGGCAGGTGCTTAATGAGGAAAACATGTTGCAAGTTACAAGTCGACAGTTTCAGACACGACTGCTAACACCTGCTGATGACGTCTGTCGTAGATAAATGGATCTTTGCAATTTGGTAACAGGTTCAACCAGGTCAACAATCGATCAAAACAAACCTTGCACCCCGGAAAAATGGCTcctattgtttgttttctttaatcgGCGATGGTTAGGGGAGTCAGATGTGTTCAGACTCCCAAACtagtgcaggaaaaaaaacgtGTCCCAAGCTGTCTCGAATGAGTTCACATCATGATTTTTAGCACCATGCAAGTTCTTTCTGATCACTCAGAACAGACGGTGATTCCTGGTCTAAAAGTTTACAGTTAATTCTGACGGTCGTGTACTGACATCATGAATGTAAATGAATTGATTACCCCTAAATAAACTATTGGCTGCCTCTGTTGTCTCTCACAGAGagatgcagtttttattttgactgcCACTTACAGTCTTcctccacttttttttctttttcctttcctccCAGGATCTTCACACTGTATAGTAAGTCTTTGCCACTGGACCTGGCGTGCCGGGTGTGGGACGTGTTCTGCAGGGACGGCGAGGAGTTCCTGTTCCGCACGGCGCTGGGCGTGCTGCGCCTCTACCAGGACGTCCTGACCTCCATGGACTTCATCCACATGGCTCAGTTCCTCACCCGCCTGCCTGACCTCATCCCCCCTGAGCAGCTCTTCCAGCACATCGCAGCCGTTCACATGACCAGCCGCAACAGGAAGTGGGCTCAGGTACTGGTTCGTCCACCGGGtctgtttcacagtgcattgcaaaaggattcactctccttagactttttttttttttttttacaacattaaacGTATGTGATACACCAACACAACGTACCACATGACTGTGAAGtgcaaggaaaattaaatacaaatctgaaaagtgtggctaaTCTAGTAGTTCTACTACCACTTACAGGTTCATGTCTGTCAGCAGTGAAGATGATGTGAATAAAGATTTTGCTCATTCTTCTGCCCAAACTAGCTCAGGCTGGATGGGGGTCATCTATGAACACCCATCCCATTTAATTttgatctggactttgactgggccgttttGGGACTGGAATATGCCTTAAACTATACCATTCCACTGGAGCTCTATGTTCAAGGTCGTTATCCTGCTAGAATGTGAAGCTCTGTTTATGCAGTGATGTGAAAATCTGGGCTGATATCAATATCCGATACTAATACTGCTGTTAGGGATTGTAACCAATATTTACCGATATATGTATTATATTTTCCCCAATGTTTCAGCATGATGAAAAGTACTATCTCACTGACTACGCTTCCTCGATGCGTCAGTAAACCCACAAATCTTTGCAAATCGCCCCCGACCCCCGATATACTTGTCTGACTGCTGGCCGATACTGATATTGATGCCAATATATCGTGCATCATTAATTCTATTGTTTGCTGCACTCTCTacttttcacacatttatacatttcagattttaaagtgttcagtcagaggcttcttcagagcCGCTGTAACACAGACTGTTGCAGGAGACCCTTACTTGAGACCTCAGTTTCCCTTGAGGGTTGAAGTGTTCTTGAACTGAATGCTCTCTAATTCATGCGCCTGTCTGTTTTACTCCTTTGActatttttttagcattttagagACACAATTAGAAAAGTGTGAGGTGTGTGAACGCGTCTGGTcttgtattttctgctttattttattttttcatgccACCTGTGAGAAGCGAGAGAGTATAAACCCGCCTCTGCCGCCTTCCATCCTCGCAGGTCCTGCAGACGCTGACGGAGCAGAAGAGATCTGGAGCGAGGCTGTCCGGAGCCGAGGCGCTGAGCTGAGGTCAGAGGGAAGGTCACACACTAATCCACTCAGATCCCCTCCAGCTTTCAGGGCATCCTGCACCTGAAAGCAGAGACACCCTCCCCTCTCCCGCCTCCCATCAGCTTGTGGGGGGAGTGAACTACTGTAGCTGCTGAGACGGGGCTCTCCTTCGTGTCGCCGCTCAGACCCTAAACCAGCATCCACCAGGAGGGTCTGCCGGTCAGGGAGCTCCGGGAGGTGAAAGGAATACGAGGccttattttcctgttttactcCCCAACACCCACCACGAAGCCCAGCAGTGAACTGGAAACTGTAGCTGGGAAACGGTGAAGATTGTATCGCACTCCCACTGTCATCAACACCAGGCTGACTCAGATCTCCTCAGGCGGAGGGAGGAAACCGCTGAAGTTACTCCACCAGTCCCTCCACCCGGCGCCGGGTCCTCTGCTGTCGGCTACCTGAACCACGTTCCACTCATCttgtctctttcttcctctGGTTACCGTGACAAGAATCACAAAcctccccccttttttttttcctggatgtGTACCAGTCAGGGAACATCACTCTCATTTTTAATTTCcacctttttctttcaaaatgacTATGCTAGCTTAAAATGTGGCCAGTGGATTCTGTTTGCACAGTTCTCATTCCCTCAtggtgtgtttgcgtgtgtttttatttaattagtcAGGCTTGTTTTCTGAATCATTCCATTCTGTCGCGTTAAAATCCACAAACCTGCAACTCGATCACATGCTTGACTCTGCAGCTTCTATCCAACATGTAAGCAATG includes:
- the tbc1d14 gene encoding TBC1 domain family member 14 isoform X4 codes for the protein MEYETKSGKAGPGNPTSPRQGVRKNLDFEPLSTTALILEDRPANLPAKPAEEAQKHRQQYEEMVAQAKKRELKEAQKRKKQLEDRCKLEESIGTAAQIWNQEILPNWSTLCTSRRVRDLWWQGIPPSVRGKVWSLAVGNELNITHELYNICLARAKEKWRSTAVPTTDTEDVLDSSDRESSLELIKLDISRTFPQLCIFQQGGPYYDVLHSILGAYTCYRPDVGYVQGMSFIAAVLILNLDTADAFIAFANLLNKPCQMAFFRVDHSLMLTYFAAFEVFFEENLPKLFAHFKKNSLTPDIYLIDWIFTLYSKSLPLDLACRVWDVFCRDGEEFLFRTALGVLRLYQDVLTSMDFIHMAQFLTRLPDLIPPEQLFQHIAAVHMTSRNRKWAQVLQTLTEQKRSGARLSGAEALS
- the tbc1d14 gene encoding TBC1 domain family member 14 isoform X3; translation: MAAPSLLLYTDRNLFAKKVKDGHPTEQNNPGWKLFGKIPPREGPLKDPKKIQKEYETKSGKAGPGNPTSPRQGVRKNLDFEPLSTTALILEDRPANLPAKPAEEAQKHRQQYEEMVAQAKKRELKEAQKRKKQLEDRCKLEESIGTAAQIWNQEILPNWSTLCTSRRVRDLWWQGIPPSVRGKVWSLAVGNELNITHELYNICLARAKEKWRSTAVPTTDTEDVLDSSDRESSLELIKLDISRTFPQLCIFQQGGPYYDVLHSILGAYTCYRPDVGYVQGMSFIAAVLILNLDTADAFIAFANLLNKPCQMAFFRVDHSLMLTYFAAFEVFFEENLPKLFAHFKKNSLTPDIYLIDWIFTLYSKSLPLDLACRVWDVFCRDGEEFLFRTALGVLRLYQDVLTSMDFIHMAQFLTRLPDLIPPEQLFQHIAAVHMTSRNRKWAQVLQTLTEQKRSGARLSGAEALS